Proteins encoded in a region of the Paenibacillus sp. W2I17 genome:
- the alr gene encoding alanine racemase — MQGQYRPTQADINLDHLCTNVEAFREALPQGMKFLACVKANAYGHGAVETARELERVGVDYLSVAFLDEALELRQHGITIPILVLGYTPPEGIAAAWQHDVTVTLFSREVLDAIRHLDASTFANQLKVHIKIDSGMGRLGLLPGDEALAFIQEVASLNQVMLEGMFTHFARADEEDKTYTLEQYRRFQSVVHALRDQGCSIPIIHTANSAAAIDTPELSYDMVRVGISLYGLYPSAEVNHQVVKLSPVLTLKTKAVLVKTLPPHWGISYGTRYFTQGYERIATLPIGYADGFSRMLTGKAQVLVRGRRVPVIGTICMDQCMVSLQSFAEEAEEIQVGEEVVLIGHQSGGVITADEVASQLGTIAYEVICMMAHRIPRVYTRGGAVVARINPLLTS; from the coding sequence GTGCAAGGACAATATCGGCCGACCCAAGCGGACATCAATTTGGATCATTTGTGTACTAACGTAGAAGCTTTCCGCGAGGCATTGCCTCAGGGCATGAAATTCCTCGCCTGTGTGAAGGCCAATGCCTATGGACACGGAGCGGTGGAGACGGCCAGAGAACTGGAACGAGTGGGTGTGGATTACTTAAGTGTGGCTTTTCTTGACGAAGCTCTGGAACTGCGACAACATGGGATTACGATTCCAATTCTGGTTTTGGGTTATACGCCGCCTGAAGGGATCGCTGCTGCATGGCAACATGATGTGACCGTCACACTGTTCAGCAGGGAAGTGCTTGACGCCATTCGACATCTGGATGCGAGCACATTCGCTAACCAACTGAAGGTTCATATTAAAATCGACAGCGGCATGGGCCGATTAGGTCTGTTGCCTGGCGATGAGGCATTGGCTTTCATTCAGGAAGTAGCTTCGCTCAATCAGGTGATGCTGGAAGGCATGTTTACCCATTTTGCCAGAGCAGATGAAGAAGACAAAACCTATACACTGGAGCAGTATAGACGGTTCCAAAGCGTGGTTCACGCGCTCAGGGATCAGGGATGTTCCATCCCGATTATACATACGGCGAACAGCGCCGCTGCCATTGATACACCGGAATTGTCCTATGACATGGTACGTGTGGGAATAAGCCTGTACGGACTGTATCCTTCGGCTGAGGTGAATCATCAGGTGGTGAAGCTGTCCCCGGTATTGACGCTGAAGACAAAAGCGGTTCTGGTCAAAACACTGCCACCCCATTGGGGGATCAGTTACGGAACCCGTTATTTTACGCAAGGTTACGAACGAATAGCGACCCTGCCGATCGGATATGCAGACGGATTCTCGAGAATGTTGACAGGTAAAGCACAAGTGCTTGTACGCGGCCGCCGCGTCCCTGTCATCGGTACGATCTGCATGGATCAGTGTATGGTGTCGTTACAATCTTTCGCGGAAGAGGCGGAAGAAATTCAAGTCGGCGAAGAGGTTGTCCTCATCGGTCATCAGTCTGGTGGCGTAATAACCGCAGACGAGGTGGCATCCCAGCTCGGTACGATTGCTTATGAAGTGATCTGCATGATGGCGCACCGCATTCCACGGGTATATACCCGTGGTGGAGCAGTAGTCGCCAGAATCAATCCACTTTTGACATCCTGA
- a CDS encoding Tex family protein produces the protein MSEQETVLEPNEETIKAERHERIIKQVAKELSLSLKQVRTTSELLDEGNTIPFIARYRKEMTGELDENQLRSIEERIVYLRNLEDRKLEVIRIIEEQGKLTGELKQSITQAVKLQEVEDLYRPFRQKRKTRASVAKEKGLEPLAVWIWGQPKQGDALQEAAKYINAELGVEDAESALQGAKDILAENIADDAAIRAWIRRYTLDHGMLTSEAKDAQEESVYENYYDYRELAKKMPPHRILAINRGERESILKVGLDVQAEPAHRHMEGQIIRGASAVQDILRDVIEDAYKRLIAPSIEREVRGELTEKGENQAISVFSANLRNLLLQPPIHGKRVLGVDPAYRTGCKLAVVDDTGKLLEVAVTYPTPPHNKKREAAEVFHRMIKQYDIGLIVIGNGTGSRETEQFVAEIIQENGDESLVYLIVNEAGASVYSASKLAQEEFPDLDVAERSAASIARRVQDPLAELVKIDPKAIGVGQYQHDVSQKILEESLKAVVESAVNHVGVDVNTASPSLLSYVAGVNATIAKNIVKYREENGRFTNRRQLQKVPRLGAKTYEQCVGFMRIGEGENPLDRTPIHPESYKVVDQLFKELQVALDKLGSKELSVLLSEQQPEQLAVKLDVGVPTLRDILDSLQRPGRDPREEMPLPIFRTDVLKIEDLVEGMELQGTVRNVIDFGAFVDIGIKSDGLVHISQLSNGYVKHPMDVVSVGDNVTVWVMNVDTKKGRVGLTMKKPASAQQSS, from the coding sequence TTGTCTGAACAGGAAACGGTTCTGGAACCCAATGAAGAAACAATAAAGGCAGAACGCCATGAACGAATCATCAAACAGGTAGCCAAGGAACTGTCACTGTCCTTGAAGCAGGTCCGCACAACGTCGGAGCTTCTGGACGAAGGCAATACGATTCCATTTATCGCCCGCTACCGTAAAGAAATGACTGGAGAGCTGGATGAGAACCAGCTGCGATCGATTGAAGAACGCATTGTTTATCTGCGCAATCTTGAGGATCGCAAATTGGAAGTCATCCGTATTATAGAGGAACAGGGCAAGCTGACAGGAGAACTGAAGCAATCCATTACCCAGGCTGTGAAGCTGCAGGAAGTGGAAGACTTGTATCGTCCGTTCCGTCAGAAGCGGAAAACACGTGCCAGTGTGGCAAAGGAAAAAGGTCTTGAACCCCTTGCTGTATGGATCTGGGGGCAACCGAAACAAGGAGATGCACTCCAGGAAGCTGCGAAATATATCAATGCTGAACTGGGTGTAGAAGATGCGGAGTCGGCGCTTCAGGGAGCCAAAGACATTCTCGCGGAGAACATCGCAGACGATGCTGCCATTCGTGCCTGGATTCGTCGGTACACCTTGGATCACGGTATGCTGACTTCAGAAGCGAAGGATGCTCAAGAAGAGTCCGTGTACGAGAATTATTATGATTACCGCGAACTAGCCAAAAAGATGCCCCCACACCGTATTCTCGCAATTAATCGCGGTGAACGTGAGAGTATTCTGAAAGTCGGCCTGGACGTACAGGCAGAACCGGCCCATCGCCATATGGAAGGACAGATCATTCGTGGTGCTTCTGCCGTGCAGGATATCCTGCGTGATGTGATTGAAGATGCTTACAAGCGGCTGATTGCGCCTTCCATTGAGCGAGAAGTTCGGGGAGAACTTACGGAAAAAGGTGAAAATCAGGCCATATCGGTATTCTCGGCCAATCTGCGTAACCTGTTGCTTCAACCGCCGATTCATGGCAAACGTGTGCTGGGTGTCGATCCTGCCTATCGTACCGGTTGTAAACTGGCTGTAGTAGATGATACGGGCAAGCTGCTTGAAGTGGCTGTGACCTACCCAACGCCACCACACAACAAGAAACGTGAAGCTGCGGAAGTATTCCATCGGATGATCAAGCAATATGATATCGGACTGATCGTCATTGGTAATGGTACCGGATCACGTGAGACGGAGCAGTTTGTTGCCGAGATCATTCAGGAGAACGGTGATGAAAGTCTTGTGTATCTGATTGTTAACGAAGCAGGTGCGAGTGTATATTCTGCATCCAAGCTGGCCCAGGAAGAGTTCCCGGATCTGGATGTTGCCGAGCGCAGTGCAGCTTCCATTGCACGCCGGGTACAAGACCCGCTGGCGGAGTTGGTTAAGATTGATCCAAAAGCCATTGGCGTGGGTCAATATCAGCATGACGTATCCCAGAAGATTCTGGAAGAAAGCCTGAAGGCTGTCGTGGAATCCGCAGTTAACCATGTGGGTGTGGACGTGAATACGGCATCACCTTCGTTGCTGTCATATGTTGCCGGAGTTAACGCTACGATTGCCAAAAACATTGTGAAATACCGTGAAGAGAATGGCCGGTTTACGAACCGGCGTCAGCTTCAGAAGGTGCCACGTCTGGGTGCCAAAACCTATGAGCAGTGCGTAGGCTTCATGCGTATTGGTGAGGGCGAGAACCCGCTGGATCGTACACCGATTCACCCTGAGTCCTACAAGGTGGTGGATCAGCTTTTCAAGGAGCTTCAGGTTGCACTGGACAAGCTGGGAAGCAAGGAACTGTCGGTGTTACTGTCGGAGCAACAGCCAGAGCAATTGGCCGTGAAACTGGACGTAGGTGTGCCTACATTGCGTGACATTCTGGACAGCTTGCAGCGTCCGGGTCGTGACCCGCGTGAAGAAATGCCGTTGCCAATCTTCCGTACAGATGTATTGAAAATTGAGGATCTGGTGGAAGGCATGGAGTTGCAAGGTACGGTTCGGAACGTTATTGATTTTGGTGCCTTTGTTGATATTGGGATCAAGAGTGATGGGCTTGTCCATATCTCACAGCTCAGCAACGGATATGTTAAACATCCGATGGATGTTGTATCTGTCGGGGATAATGTAACGGTCTGGGTTATGAATGTGGATACCAAAAAAGGCCGTGTCGGCCTTACGATGAAGAAGCCTGCTTCTGCGCAACAGTCTTCTTAA
- a CDS encoding SprT family protein: MENEELQQWIEQVSLDHFGVPFTHEALFNSRLTTTGGRYMLKSHRIEINPHQLEAYGRDEVEKIIKHELCHYHLHIRGRGYQHRDPEFKALLQKVGGSRYCQSLPDGKGRKPLPYRYKLVCKSCGTEYLRKRKIDPKRYRCGRCAGKLGLQNI, encoded by the coding sequence ATGGAAAATGAGGAATTGCAACAATGGATTGAACAGGTATCACTGGATCATTTCGGAGTGCCGTTCACCCATGAAGCGTTGTTTAACAGTCGCCTGACCACGACGGGTGGGCGTTATATGCTCAAAAGTCACCGGATTGAGATCAATCCGCATCAACTCGAAGCCTATGGGCGAGATGAGGTTGAGAAAATCATCAAGCATGAGCTGTGTCACTATCATCTGCATATTCGTGGGCGCGGCTATCAGCATCGTGATCCGGAATTCAAGGCTTTATTGCAGAAGGTAGGCGGTTCGCGTTATTGCCAATCACTTCCTGACGGCAAAGGCAGAAAGCCGCTACCCTATCGTTATAAGCTGGTATGCAAGAGCTGTGGTACGGAATATTTGCGCAAGCGGAAAATAGATCCTAAGCGTTATCGTTGTGGCCGTTGTGCGGGAAAACTGGGGCTTCAGAATATCTGA
- a CDS encoding type II toxin-antitoxin system PemK/MazF family toxin, with translation MIVKRGDVFFADLSPVVGSEQGGVRPVLVIQNDIGNRFSPTCIVAAITAQIQKAKLPTHVEIDAAAHGFDRDSVILLEQIRTIDKQRLTDKITHLDEETMKLVNEALQISLGLIDF, from the coding sequence TTGATCGTAAAACGTGGTGACGTTTTTTTTGCGGATCTTTCTCCCGTTGTCGGTTCCGAGCAAGGTGGAGTCAGGCCGGTTCTGGTGATCCAGAATGATATCGGCAACCGGTTCAGTCCAACTTGTATTGTGGCGGCTATCACCGCCCAAATCCAGAAGGCAAAGCTGCCAACGCATGTTGAAATTGATGCGGCGGCACACGGCTTTGACCGGGACTCGGTTATTTTGCTCGAACAAATACGGACGATTGATAAACAGAGGCTGACTGACAAGATTACCCATCTGGACGAGGAGACCATGAAATTGGTCAACGAAGCCTTACAGATCAGCCTTGGTTTAATCGATTTTTAA
- a CDS encoding alpha-galactosidase, giving the protein MSIYINQEKLQFHLQTREASYVFQVLPSGYLVHLYYGKKLRDTDLSWLHVRTERASFSPNPVPEDRTISFDTLPVELPVYGTSDFRNPAIQLELENGSTVSEFTYTGHRLVKGKTALTGLPATYVESDDEAETLVIELEDRVAGIKIELSYTAFTAFNAITRSMRIVNESATSVNVVRALSSSVDFPHADYELLQLSGAWTRERDIVRRPLASGLQGIESRRGSSSHQQNPFIALMTPGTDEDQGEVYGFSLVYSGSFTAQAEVDQFHTTRVSLGINPFEFSWKLEPQEAFQTPETVMVYSAAGLDGMSQSYHELYRERLARGKFRNAERPVLVNNWEATYFGFNADKIEQIARAGQKLGIELFVLDDGWFGHRDSDNSSLGDWIVDKNKLPQGLDDLANRVTGLDMQFGLWFEPEMISPDSELYRAHPDWCLHVPDRRRTEGRQQLVLDFSRQDVRDEIVRMLTDVLGSAPITYVKWDMNRNMTEVGSALLPADRQRETAHRYMLGLYDVMERITSAFPNILFESCSGGGGRFDPGMLYYMPQTWTSDNTDAISRLRIQYGTSLVYPVSSMGSHISAVPNHQVNRITSLEIRGHVAMSGNFGYELDLTKFTEEENDIVKAQVELYKEIRGTVQYGTFRRLLSPFEGNETAWMFIAPDGSEAVVFYFRVLSEPNAPLQRLKLKGLDPNADYRLKGGSETFTGDALMYGGISVGSTSGDYLSEMFRFERV; this is encoded by the coding sequence ATGAGCATTTACATCAATCAGGAGAAACTTCAATTTCATTTACAGACCCGTGAGGCCAGTTACGTATTTCAGGTGCTGCCTTCAGGATATTTGGTGCATTTGTACTATGGCAAAAAATTACGCGACACCGATCTGAGCTGGTTGCATGTACGGACAGAACGAGCGTCTTTTAGCCCTAACCCGGTGCCAGAGGATCGTACGATCTCATTCGATACGTTGCCAGTAGAGTTGCCAGTGTATGGCACGAGTGATTTCCGTAATCCTGCAATCCAATTGGAACTTGAGAATGGCTCAACGGTTTCGGAGTTTACGTATACAGGCCATCGATTGGTCAAAGGAAAGACAGCGCTTACCGGACTGCCAGCAACGTATGTTGAATCCGATGATGAAGCAGAGACGCTGGTTATTGAGTTGGAAGACCGCGTTGCAGGCATCAAAATCGAGCTTTCCTATACAGCCTTTACGGCATTTAATGCGATTACACGCTCCATGCGTATCGTTAATGAGAGCGCTACCTCAGTGAATGTGGTGCGTGCGCTCAGTTCTTCTGTTGATTTCCCGCATGCAGATTATGAATTGTTGCAATTGTCAGGAGCTTGGACACGGGAACGTGATATCGTTCGCAGACCGCTTGCGTCAGGCCTGCAAGGGATTGAGAGCCGTCGCGGTTCAAGCAGTCACCAGCAGAATCCATTTATTGCGCTGATGACACCAGGCACGGATGAAGACCAAGGTGAAGTTTACGGATTCAGTCTCGTTTATAGTGGCAGCTTCACCGCACAGGCTGAAGTGGATCAGTTCCACACCACACGTGTATCGCTCGGGATCAACCCGTTCGAGTTCAGCTGGAAGTTGGAGCCGCAAGAAGCGTTCCAGACACCTGAGACGGTTATGGTGTACTCGGCTGCAGGTTTGGACGGCATGTCACAGTCCTACCACGAATTGTATCGGGAGCGTCTGGCACGCGGAAAATTCCGCAATGCGGAACGTCCGGTTCTGGTCAATAACTGGGAAGCAACCTACTTTGGATTCAATGCAGACAAGATTGAACAGATCGCTCGTGCTGGACAGAAGCTGGGTATTGAGCTGTTTGTCTTGGATGATGGCTGGTTTGGACATCGGGACAGTGACAACTCCTCGCTGGGCGACTGGATTGTAGATAAGAACAAATTGCCACAGGGACTGGATGATCTGGCTAACCGCGTAACAGGTCTGGATATGCAGTTTGGATTGTGGTTTGAGCCTGAGATGATCTCACCAGACAGTGAGCTGTACCGAGCGCACCCGGACTGGTGTCTGCATGTTCCTGATCGTCGCCGGACAGAAGGACGTCAACAACTGGTACTCGACTTCTCTCGTCAGGATGTACGTGATGAGATTGTGCGCATGTTAACAGACGTACTTGGTTCTGCACCAATCACTTATGTGAAATGGGACATGAACCGCAATATGACGGAAGTGGGTTCTGCGTTGCTTCCGGCAGATAGACAGCGTGAGACAGCGCATCGTTACATGCTCGGACTGTATGACGTCATGGAACGAATCACTTCGGCGTTCCCGAACATTCTGTTCGAAAGCTGTTCAGGTGGTGGTGGCCGCTTCGATCCAGGTATGCTGTATTACATGCCACAGACGTGGACAAGTGATAACACGGATGCCATATCTCGCCTGCGGATTCAATACGGTACGAGTCTTGTGTACCCGGTAAGTTCGATGGGATCACATATCTCAGCGGTACCGAATCATCAGGTCAACCGGATCACTTCGCTTGAGATTCGGGGACATGTTGCGATGTCGGGCAACTTCGGGTATGAGCTGGATTTGACGAAATTCACCGAGGAAGAGAACGACATCGTGAAAGCCCAGGTTGAGCTGTACAAGGAGATTCGTGGAACGGTTCAATATGGAACATTCCGTCGCTTGCTCAGTCCGTTTGAAGGCAATGAGACAGCGTGGATGTTTATTGCACCAGACGGAAGCGAAGCCGTGGTATTCTACTTCCGCGTGCTCTCTGAGCCTAATGCGCCACTTCAACGCTTGAAGCTGAAAGGATTGGACCCTAATGCGGATTACCGTCTGAAAGGCGGATCAGAGACCTTTACCGGCGATGCCCTCATGTATGGTGGTATTTCGGTAGGCAGCACATCAGGAGACTATCTGAGCGAGATGTTCCGGTTCGAGCGCGTCTAG
- a CDS encoding CopG family ribbon-helix-helix protein produces the protein MANLQNTKRIMISLPDYLLQEVDGIVALENSNRSELIRQAMKLYLTERKKRYIRETMQRGYMEMAKINLTMASEAFHAEEDADSTLDRLVSGV, from the coding sequence GTGGCCAACTTGCAGAACACCAAGCGGATCATGATCAGTTTACCTGATTATCTTTTGCAGGAAGTGGATGGCATCGTAGCGCTGGAGAATTCCAACCGCAGCGAATTGATTAGGCAGGCTATGAAGCTGTATTTAACGGAGCGTAAGAAACGTTACATCCGTGAAACGATGCAGCGAGGGTACATGGAGATGGCAAAAATTAATCTGACCATGGCATCCGAAGCCTTTCATGCGGAGGAAGATGCGGACAGCACTCTGGACCGCTTAGTTAGCGGGGTGTAG
- the cmpA gene encoding cortex morphogenetic protein CmpA yields MPQWLCNQLMRAFHKKDSRQIKLLNECWFFYRNKPANGTPRSAENEL; encoded by the coding sequence TTGCCTCAATGGCTTTGCAATCAACTGATGCGTGCATTTCACAAAAAGGATAGCCGACAAATCAAGTTGCTGAACGAATGCTGGTTCTTTTATCGTAACAAACCAGCAAATGGCACACCACGCAGCGCGGAGAACGAACTTTAA
- a CDS encoding helix-turn-helix transcriptional regulator, which produces MNVYPNITVIASLIADPSRAIFLSSLLDGRALPAGELAHMASVTPQTASSHLAKLVEGGLLEVEQQGRHRYYRLANKEIANLIESMASIAPPVQIRSLKQSDQLQQLSHARTCYGHLAGKLGISLCEALIQKGYLSEPEEAHSKDYQVTEKGIQWFTTFGIKLQMKPRSRRAIARKCLDWSERRHHLSGMLGEQLRHRLSELDWIRQKTGNRSVEVTEAGKKGLYEVLRITL; this is translated from the coding sequence ATGAATGTATATCCGAATATTACTGTTATTGCGTCGTTAATCGCTGATCCAAGCCGCGCTATTTTTCTGTCATCCTTACTGGATGGCCGTGCGTTGCCTGCAGGAGAGCTTGCTCATATGGCAAGTGTCACTCCCCAGACGGCAAGCAGCCATCTAGCTAAACTCGTAGAGGGAGGATTACTCGAAGTTGAACAACAAGGGCGCCACCGATACTACCGTCTTGCAAACAAAGAAATTGCTAATCTGATTGAAAGCATGGCCAGTATTGCTCCGCCTGTACAGATCCGCTCTCTCAAACAATCCGATCAGCTTCAACAACTGAGTCATGCACGGACCTGTTATGGTCATCTGGCCGGGAAATTGGGAATCTCGCTCTGTGAAGCCTTAATACAGAAGGGGTATCTTTCAGAGCCCGAAGAGGCACACAGCAAGGATTATCAAGTTACAGAGAAAGGAATACAGTGGTTCACCACGTTTGGAATTAAACTTCAGATGAAGCCAAGATCACGCCGGGCCATCGCTCGCAAATGTCTGGATTGGAGCGAACGCCGTCATCATCTCTCAGGTATGCTTGGGGAACAACTCAGACATCGATTATCGGAACTGGACTGGATTCGTCAAAAAACAGGAAATCGCTCTGTCGAAGTAACGGAAGCAGGCAAGAAAGGTTTATACGAGGTGTTGAGAATTACACTTTAA
- a CDS encoding outer membrane lipoprotein-sorting protein, with product MRRISWMLAMVLVLSVLLAACGKKDAAAVVKDLNEVVGEMESYQGAGVMTLHTGDTPQQYKVEVWHQKPSYYRIALTNAKKDVTQIVLRNDEGVFVLTPSQNKSFRFQSNWPDNQGQVYLYETLIRSITGDTTRQFADEKESYVFDVAANYNTHALVRQKIWLNKSDYAPKQVEVSDSNANVVVDVKFDSFKFGTEFEKDAFDMQRNMTAATEEGGKTGTDSGVTPVEQTGNEGGKEPANPQTAPEPDGAVTDGQTGVGGDTEQQGTEGAATGQEGEEPTLAEPEGADSFGVIQPTYSPEGVQLKDDQILEEAGDYSVMLRYEGTYNYTIFEARPQDRAVSLAPSSVVDLGFTLGMISGDALQTLTWMTDGIEYRITSADLPQNEMVRIATSMQEESGK from the coding sequence ATGCGCCGAATATCATGGATGCTTGCCATGGTATTGGTCTTATCGGTCTTGCTTGCCGCCTGCGGGAAGAAGGATGCGGCAGCTGTGGTCAAAGATCTGAACGAAGTCGTAGGAGAGATGGAAAGTTACCAGGGGGCAGGCGTGATGACGCTGCATACCGGAGATACGCCGCAGCAGTACAAGGTCGAGGTATGGCATCAGAAGCCTTCCTATTATCGTATTGCGTTAACGAATGCCAAAAAGGATGTAACACAGATTGTACTGCGTAACGATGAAGGTGTGTTTGTTCTGACGCCAAGCCAGAACAAAAGCTTCCGTTTTCAGAGCAATTGGCCAGATAATCAGGGACAGGTATATCTCTATGAAACATTGATTCGGAGCATTACGGGGGATACAACCCGCCAGTTTGCGGATGAGAAGGAGAGCTATGTATTTGATGTAGCTGCCAATTATAATACACACGCACTTGTCAGACAGAAAATCTGGCTGAACAAAAGCGATTATGCACCTAAACAGGTGGAGGTATCCGACTCCAATGCCAATGTTGTAGTCGATGTGAAATTTGACTCCTTCAAATTCGGGACTGAATTTGAGAAAGATGCCTTTGATATGCAACGTAACATGACAGCCGCTACAGAAGAAGGCGGTAAAACAGGGACGGACTCCGGTGTGACTCCTGTGGAACAAACCGGTAATGAGGGCGGTAAAGAACCTGCCAATCCTCAGACTGCGCCTGAACCTGACGGAGCTGTCACTGATGGACAGACGGGTGTAGGTGGGGACACAGAGCAGCAAGGTACAGAAGGTGCTGCAACAGGTCAGGAAGGCGAAGAGCCAACACTCGCAGAACCGGAAGGTGCAGACAGCTTTGGTGTAATTCAGCCGACCTATTCGCCAGAAGGTGTGCAGCTCAAGGATGATCAGATTCTGGAAGAGGCGGGGGACTATTCGGTTATGCTTCGTTATGAAGGAACATATAATTACACGATATTCGAAGCCAGACCGCAGGATCGAGCCGTATCGCTTGCTCCATCCAGTGTAGTGGATCTTGGATTCACACTGGGGATGATCAGCGGAGATGCGTTGCAGACACTGACATGGATGACAGATGGTATAGAGTATCGGATCACCAGTGCAGACCTGCCTCAGAACGAAATGGTACGTATTGCAACATCGATGCAGGAAGAGTCAGGCAAATGA
- a CDS encoding MgtC/SapB family protein has translation MEVEYLMRVLIAGICGVLIGYERKNRMKEAGIRTHFVVAVGAALMMIVSKYGFQDQAGWANLSLDPSRIAAQVVSGVGFIGAGMIFTQRHTVRGLTTAAGIWATAGMGLAVGSGLYWTGAGVTLLIVVAQMLLHRPTRWLVSARTETLTIHLQNEGEALKTVLALLGQEKISVIGFKTEQQTSTDSVEETVLEFTLQLPGSYRGEQLIILLQDVPHVRSAELK, from the coding sequence ATGGAAGTGGAATATTTGATGCGTGTACTCATAGCTGGAATATGTGGTGTGCTAATCGGATATGAGCGCAAGAACCGAATGAAAGAAGCGGGTATCCGTACTCATTTTGTGGTCGCTGTAGGTGCTGCCCTGATGATGATTGTGTCCAAATATGGATTCCAGGATCAAGCTGGCTGGGCTAATCTGTCTCTTGATCCGTCAAGGATTGCTGCACAAGTCGTTAGCGGTGTGGGGTTCATTGGAGCCGGGATGATCTTCACACAGCGTCACACGGTCAGGGGATTGACCACAGCGGCTGGCATATGGGCTACGGCAGGCATGGGACTTGCTGTGGGTTCAGGTCTGTATTGGACGGGTGCAGGCGTGACACTGCTTATTGTCGTGGCACAGATGTTACTGCATAGACCCACACGCTGGCTGGTATCCGCCCGAACAGAGACTTTAACCATCCATCTGCAAAATGAGGGAGAGGCCCTGAAGACTGTTTTGGCACTGCTGGGGCAGGAGAAGATCTCGGTCATCGGATTTAAGACAGAACAGCAAACAAGCACAGACTCCGTGGAAGAGACTGTGCTTGAGTTCACATTGCAACTGCCCGGTTCATACCGGGGCGAGCAACTGATTATTTTGTTACAGGATGTGCCTCACGTTAGATCTGCGGAGTTAAAATGA
- a CDS encoding flavin reductase family protein, translating to MKKITKQDFATEQLSESPEVIQHETINPSILYYGTPVLLLSTLNEDGSTNLSPLSSSWALGDCLVLGLGIQGKAYENLSRHPECVINLPDATMWRQVEALGRYTGVTPVPEEKRKMGYEYCHDKFTVAGLTSECSVKVAPDKIVECPLQIEAAVQHIRIPEHTPFMAIVEVKALKVHAHTRLISGPNKINPEEWNPLIYNFRHYFGLGKRQGENFRAEN from the coding sequence ATGAAAAAGATAACGAAACAGGACTTTGCTACAGAGCAGTTGTCCGAGAGTCCAGAAGTGATTCAACATGAGACGATTAATCCCAGTATTTTATATTATGGTACGCCTGTATTGCTACTAAGCACATTAAATGAGGATGGGTCAACCAACCTGTCACCATTATCCTCGTCTTGGGCGCTTGGGGACTGTCTGGTTCTTGGTCTAGGTATACAGGGCAAAGCCTATGAAAATCTGAGTCGACATCCGGAGTGTGTGATTAATTTACCAGATGCGACCATGTGGAGACAGGTTGAGGCATTAGGACGTTATACGGGAGTCACACCGGTTCCTGAGGAGAAAAGGAAGATGGGCTATGAATATTGTCATGATAAATTCACTGTAGCTGGACTAACATCTGAATGCTCGGTTAAGGTGGCACCAGATAAAATAGTTGAATGTCCGCTCCAGATTGAAGCGGCTGTACAACACATACGTATTCCCGAACATACACCGTTCATGGCGATTGTTGAAGTGAAAGCGTTGAAGGTGCACGCGCACACAAGACTAATATCTGGACCGAACAAGATTAATCCAGAAGAATGGAATCCGCTGATATATAATTTCAGACATTATTTCGGATTGGGCAAGAGACAAGGGGAAAATTTCCGGGCAGAGAATTGA